In Kitasatospora sp. NA04385, a single genomic region encodes these proteins:
- a CDS encoding acyl carrier protein, whose amino-acid sequence MSAAPGRDEVVAMLAAFGDRAPEEVPEGIDSMELAWLAHQIEQRYDRRLDDDTLGRLHTVSDVVDLLAGLGELRPDPA is encoded by the coding sequence GTGTCGGCCGCACCCGGGCGGGACGAGGTGGTCGCGATGCTCGCCGCTTTCGGCGACCGGGCGCCGGAGGAGGTGCCGGAGGGCATCGACTCGATGGAACTGGCCTGGCTGGCCCACCAGATCGAGCAGCGCTACGACCGCCGCCTCGACGACGACACCCTGGGCCGGCTGCACACGGTGTCCGACGTGGTCGACCTGCTGGCCGGCCTCGGCGAGCTCCGGCCCGACCCGGCCTGA
- a CDS encoding class I adenylate-forming enzyme family protein: MKAAATAPAGGLAPLPLDPSWVDEVLLGGTGSEPCLVFDEPVSRDELRRLVGARQAALAAAGLRRGGSVALSLAPSLALVANLLASWRIGAQAALLDHRLTPYETDRALARLDPQVVVTADRPAAGGPAGGFHDQRDVVTARPGRPARTPHAVVQLSSGSTGPAKIIGRTAADLVDELGRYARIEGVPRAGERIVSTASMVHVLGLVGGLLHSLHAGVRLAVPRRLTAEGILATVAAGPEPTTLLGVPFHIELLSWVARPPRLPQLTGMTTGGELVRAQVHEAFVERYGVRLGSMYGMTEVGVIATDLFGEHRPELTPAPGLTLRAVDGELLIARAQSPYLDHAAPVGDGVPSRWADGWLHTKDGGTVDPGTGRIRVLGRLDSQVSVGGLKVDLTEVEHTLAALPEVSEAVVVLGASIEAHVVLRPGGTVARIEAQLTERLAAYKRPRLIHVVDRLPRTATGKLVRDRAALSGAGGSPQPTAVQERSDRKETTSDVH; the protein is encoded by the coding sequence ATGAAGGCTGCTGCCACAGCTCCAGCGGGAGGCTTAGCCCCCCTTCCGCTCGACCCCTCCTGGGTCGACGAGGTCCTTCTCGGCGGGACCGGCTCCGAGCCCTGCCTGGTCTTCGACGAACCGGTCAGCAGGGACGAACTGCGGCGGCTGGTCGGCGCCAGGCAGGCCGCGCTCGCCGCGGCCGGTCTGCGCCGGGGCGGCTCGGTCGCCCTCTCGCTGGCCCCCTCGCTCGCCCTGGTCGCCAACCTGCTGGCGAGCTGGCGGATCGGGGCCCAGGCCGCCCTGCTCGACCACCGGCTCACCCCCTACGAGACCGACCGGGCACTCGCCCGGCTGGACCCGCAGGTGGTGGTCACCGCCGACCGGCCCGCCGCCGGGGGCCCGGCCGGTGGCTTCCACGACCAGCGGGACGTCGTCACCGCCCGCCCGGGCCGGCCGGCCCGGACCCCGCACGCGGTCGTCCAGCTCAGCTCGGGCTCGACCGGGCCGGCGAAGATCATCGGCCGCACCGCGGCCGACCTGGTCGACGAACTCGGCCGGTACGCCCGGATCGAGGGGGTGCCCCGGGCCGGCGAGCGGATCGTCTCGACGGCCTCCATGGTGCACGTGCTGGGTCTGGTCGGCGGCCTGCTGCACAGCCTGCACGCCGGCGTGCGGCTCGCGGTCCCGCGGAGGCTCACGGCGGAGGGGATCCTCGCCACCGTCGCGGCCGGCCCCGAACCGACCACCCTGCTGGGCGTGCCGTTCCACATCGAACTGCTCAGCTGGGTGGCGCGGCCCCCGCGACTGCCCCAGCTCACCGGCATGACCACCGGCGGGGAGCTGGTCCGGGCCCAGGTGCACGAGGCCTTCGTCGAACGCTACGGCGTCCGCCTCGGCAGCATGTACGGGATGACCGAGGTCGGCGTCATCGCCACCGACCTGTTCGGCGAGCACCGGCCCGAACTGACCCCGGCCCCCGGCCTCACCCTGCGGGCGGTCGACGGCGAACTGCTGATCGCCAGGGCGCAGTCGCCCTACCTCGACCACGCGGCACCGGTCGGCGACGGCGTCCCCAGCCGCTGGGCCGACGGCTGGCTGCACACCAAGGACGGCGGCACGGTCGACCCCGGCACCGGCCGGATCAGGGTGCTGGGACGACTCGACTCCCAGGTGTCCGTGGGCGGCCTGAAGGTCGACCTCACCGAGGTCGAGCACACCCTCGCCGCCCTGCCCGAGGTCTCCGAAGCCGTGGTCGTCCTCGGCGCCTCGATCGAGGCCCACGTCGTCCTGCGCCCGGGCGGCACCGTCGCCCGGATCGAGGCGCAGCTCACCGAACGGCTGGCGGCCTACAAGCGGCCCCGCCTGATCCACGTCGTCGACCGACTGCCGCGCACCGCCACCGGGAAGCTGGTCCGCGACCGGGCCGCCCTGAGCGGCGCCGGCGGGTCGCCGCAGCCCACCGCCGTCCAGGAACGGTCCGACCGAAAGGAAACCACCAGCGATGTCCACTGA
- a CDS encoding ABC transporter permease: protein MGRYLFVSLPLTGHVNPMAAVSRELVGRGHEVLWAGSEAFLRPLLGPDAAIAPIPLRAHRGQADRGMAAAKSRWDGYIVPHAKHTLPGIERAVAAFRPDVLAVDQHAVAGAVAAHRAALPWASLAPTTMELTRPYRTAAPRVEEWIHRRMAAVWTDAGLPGEPPHDLRFSPHLLVGFTGEALTGPLEWPGNAVLVGPALAPRAPDPAFPWDWPDPARRLVLVTVGTLSLDLAREFHARVVEALRPLGDRVQAIVAAPDGTVTDPPPHVLVRPRVPVLELMPRLDAVVSHGGLNTVCEALAHGVPLVVAPIKGDQPINAAQVVAAGAGRRVRFAGVRPQPLREELLAVLDDPSYRAAARRVGESFAAAGARRPPPTTWRPCSAGPAGAARPAPGRCGHPAPARHPDSPDSPEHPGRPGHFDHRKNGKRTDVKTLRDTWLVFQRHMLLMVRSPLSIVLGVAQPAVYMALFAPLLKPALASMGAGSMTDAYRIYVPGMLVALALGGGLYVGFGLLAELGSGVIERARVTPVSRVALLLGRALRDVVTLVIQAGIIIVLSMPLGLFVRVPELLLAYLLLALITLSSASISYGIALKVSSPDVLGQLVNNLAQPLMLLSGTLLPLALAPLWLRRVSDWNPFSWAVVGMRSLFAGHMGDPAVWQSIGLMAVLAVLALTWSARLFARSVR, encoded by the coding sequence ATGGGTCGTTACCTGTTCGTCTCGCTGCCGCTCACCGGCCACGTGAACCCGATGGCGGCCGTCTCCCGGGAGCTCGTCGGGCGCGGGCACGAGGTGCTGTGGGCCGGCTCGGAGGCGTTCCTGCGGCCGCTGCTCGGCCCCGACGCCGCGATCGCCCCGATCCCGCTGCGGGCCCACCGCGGCCAGGCGGACCGGGGCATGGCCGCCGCGAAGTCGCGCTGGGACGGCTACATCGTGCCGCACGCGAAGCACACGCTGCCGGGCATCGAGCGGGCCGTCGCGGCCTTCCGCCCCGACGTGCTGGCCGTGGACCAGCACGCGGTCGCCGGGGCGGTCGCCGCCCACCGGGCCGCCCTGCCCTGGGCCTCGCTGGCACCGACCACCATGGAGCTCACCCGCCCGTACCGGACGGCCGCGCCCCGGGTGGAGGAGTGGATCCACCGGCGGATGGCAGCCGTCTGGACCGATGCCGGTCTCCCCGGCGAGCCGCCGCACGACCTGCGCTTCTCCCCGCACCTGCTGGTCGGCTTCACCGGCGAGGCGCTGACCGGCCCGCTGGAGTGGCCCGGGAACGCCGTCCTGGTCGGCCCCGCGCTGGCACCGCGGGCGCCGGACCCGGCGTTCCCGTGGGACTGGCCGGACCCCGCCCGGCGCCTGGTGCTGGTCACCGTGGGCACTCTGTCCCTGGACCTCGCCCGGGAGTTCCACGCCCGGGTCGTCGAGGCGCTGCGGCCGCTCGGCGACCGCGTCCAGGCGATCGTGGCCGCGCCGGACGGGACCGTCACCGACCCGCCCCCGCACGTCCTGGTCCGCCCCCGGGTGCCGGTGCTGGAGCTGATGCCCCGGCTGGACGCGGTGGTCAGCCACGGCGGGCTGAACACCGTCTGCGAGGCGCTGGCCCACGGGGTGCCGCTGGTGGTGGCCCCGATCAAGGGGGACCAGCCCATCAACGCCGCCCAGGTGGTGGCGGCCGGCGCCGGCCGCCGGGTCCGGTTCGCCGGCGTCCGGCCGCAGCCGCTGCGCGAGGAACTGCTGGCCGTCCTGGACGACCCGTCCTACCGCGCCGCGGCGCGGCGGGTGGGCGAGTCCTTCGCCGCGGCCGGGGCGCGGCGGCCGCCGCCGACCACCTGGAGGCCCTGCTCGGCGGGGCCGGCGGGCGCGGCTCGTCCGGCCCCGGGCCGGTGCGGGCACCCCGCACCGGCCCGTCACCCCGATAGCCCCGATAGCCCCGAACACCCCGGCCGTCCAGGCCACTTCGACCACCGAAAGAACGGGAAGCGCACAGACGTGAAGACGCTCCGCGACACCTGGCTGGTGTTCCAGCGGCACATGCTGCTGATGGTGAGGTCCCCGCTCTCGATCGTCCTGGGGGTGGCTCAGCCGGCCGTCTACATGGCCCTGTTCGCGCCGCTGCTCAAGCCCGCGCTCGCCTCCATGGGCGCCGGCTCGATGACCGACGCCTACCGGATCTACGTACCCGGCATGCTGGTCGCCCTCGCCCTCGGCGGCGGCCTCTACGTGGGCTTCGGCCTGCTCGCCGAGCTGGGCTCGGGCGTCATCGAACGGGCCCGGGTCACCCCGGTCAGCCGGGTGGCGCTGCTGCTCGGCCGGGCCCTGCGGGACGTGGTCACGCTGGTCATCCAGGCCGGCATCATCATCGTGCTGTCCATGCCCCTCGGGCTCTTCGTCCGGGTCCCGGAGCTCCTGCTCGCCTACCTGCTGCTGGCGCTCATCACCCTGAGCAGCGCCTCGATCTCCTACGGCATCGCCCTCAAGGTGAGCAGCCCGGACGTGCTGGGCCAGCTGGTCAACAACCTCGCGCAGCCGCTGATGCTGCTGTCGGGGACGCTGCTGCCGCTGGCGCTGGCGCCGCTGTGGCTGCGCCGGGTCTCCGACTGGAACCCGTTCAGCTGGGCGGTGGTCGGGATGCGCTCGCTGTTCGCCGGCCACATGGGCGACCCCGCGGTCTGGCAGAGCATCGGGCTGATGGCCGTCCTGGCGGTGCTGGCGCTCACCTGGTCGGCCCGCCTCTTCGCCCGCTCCGTCCGGTGA
- a CDS encoding methyltransferase domain-containing protein, which yields MEPVIGTGLNSAVERYYDITLDLYEDLWGEHVHHGFWDPGEAPGLEGADRHAATDRLVHELVDYTGVPAGSRVLDVGCGIGGPAMHLAGALGCTVEGITLSARQAARANEKARAAGVAGRARFHQRDALANGYPDGSFGVVWALESLMHIADREAFFAEAMRLLAPGGTLAVATWAVRDGALDDEERELVRQILVHQVMPDFSSLEEHERLAAAAGFTEVATVDWSGAVANSWDPGFAQIQQFERGPKVMRDLARRRGVDVLGFFHAGPLMKKGFDTGVITYGALRATKPRQDSPQAPPSGLAP from the coding sequence GTGGAACCAGTCATCGGCACCGGCCTGAACTCGGCCGTGGAGCGCTACTACGACATCACCCTCGACCTCTACGAGGACCTGTGGGGCGAACACGTCCACCACGGCTTCTGGGATCCCGGGGAGGCCCCCGGCCTGGAGGGCGCGGACCGGCACGCGGCCACCGACCGGCTGGTCCACGAACTGGTCGACTACACCGGCGTGCCCGCCGGATCGCGGGTGCTCGACGTCGGCTGCGGCATCGGCGGCCCCGCGATGCACCTGGCCGGGGCACTGGGCTGCACCGTCGAGGGGATCACCCTCAGCGCCCGGCAGGCCGCCCGCGCCAACGAGAAGGCCCGGGCCGCCGGCGTCGCCGGGCGGGCCCGCTTCCATCAGCGGGACGCGCTCGCCAACGGCTACCCGGACGGGTCCTTCGGCGTGGTCTGGGCCCTGGAGAGCCTGATGCACATCGCCGACCGGGAGGCCTTCTTCGCCGAGGCGATGCGGCTGCTCGCCCCGGGCGGGACGCTCGCCGTCGCCACCTGGGCGGTCCGCGACGGCGCACTCGACGACGAGGAGCGCGAGCTCGTCCGGCAGATCCTGGTCCACCAGGTGATGCCCGACTTCTCGTCCCTGGAGGAGCACGAGCGGCTGGCCGCCGCGGCTGGCTTCACCGAGGTCGCCACGGTGGACTGGAGCGGCGCCGTCGCCAACTCCTGGGACCCGGGCTTCGCGCAGATCCAGCAGTTCGAACGCGGCCCGAAGGTGATGCGCGACCTGGCCCGCCGACGCGGCGTGGACGTCCTCGGCTTCTTCCACGCGGGCCCGTTGATGAAGAAGGGCTTCGACACCGGCGTCATCACCTACGGCGCGCTGCGGGCCACCAAGCCCCGGCAGGACTCCCCGCAGGCCCCGCCGTCCGGCCTGGCCCCGTGA
- a CDS encoding acyl carrier protein: MSTEAMPTEEIRAFVLTSLSAMNYDITGVDDDTLLGPAGADLESLSLAELGVRVEERFGVRFDDDEAEQLGTMTVGEFAAAVAARVRSASAAGR, from the coding sequence ATGTCCACTGAGGCGATGCCCACCGAGGAGATCCGCGCGTTCGTGCTCACCTCCCTGAGCGCGATGAACTACGACATCACCGGCGTCGACGACGACACCCTGCTCGGCCCGGCCGGCGCGGACCTGGAGTCGCTCTCGCTCGCCGAGCTGGGCGTCCGGGTGGAGGAGCGCTTCGGCGTCCGGTTCGACGACGACGAGGCCGAGCAGCTGGGCACCATGACGGTCGGGGAGTTCGCCGCGGCCGTGGCCGCCCGGGTCCGGTCCGCCTCGGCCGCGGGGCGCTGA